The following coding sequences lie in one Cronobacter universalis NCTC 9529 genomic window:
- the dnaE gene encoding DNA polymerase III subunit alpha, with the protein MAEPRFVHLRVHSDYSMIDGLAKTGPLVKKAAALGMPAFAITDFTNLCGLVKFYGGAHGVGMKPIIGADFNMQCELLGDDFSHITVLAANNTGYQNLTLLISRAYQRGYGAAGPWIDQQWLAELGEGLILLSGGRQGDVGKCLLRGNNVMAEQALAFYQEHFPDRYYLELVRTGRPDEERYLHAAVALAEEKGVPVVATNDVRFIEPGDFDAHEIRVAIHDGFTLDDPKRPRHYSPQQYLRTEEEMCELFSDIPEALENSVEIARRCNVTVRLGEYFLPQFPTGDMTTEDFLVMKSKEGLEERLEFLFPDPEERVQKRPPYDERLDIELQVINQMGFPGYFLIVMEFIQWSKDNGIPVGPGRGSGAGSLVAYALKITDLDPLEFDLLFERFLNPERVSMPDFDVDFCMEKRDQVIEHVADMYGRDAVSQIITFGTMAAKAVIRDVGRVLGHPYGFVDRISKLVPPDPGMTLAKAFEAEPQLQEIYDADEEVKALIDMARKLEGVTRNAGKHAGGVVIAPTKITDFAPLYCDEMGHHPVTQFDKNDVEYAGLVKFDFLGLRTLTIINWALDMINARRAKQGLEPIDIAAIPLDDKKSFDMLQRSETTAVFQLESRGMKDLIKRLQPDCFEDMIALVALFRPGPLQSGMVDNFIDRKHGREAISYPDIQWQHESLKPVLEPTYGIILYQEQVMQIAQVLSGYTLGGADMLRRAMGKKKPEEMAKQRSIFEDGAKNNGIDGELAMKIFDLVEKFAGYGFNKSHSAAYALVSYQTLWLKAHYPAEFMAAVMTADMDNTDKVVGLVDECWRMGLKILPPDINSGLYHFHVNDDGEIVYGIGAIKGVGEGPIEAIIEARNKDGYFRELFDLCARTDTKKLNRRVLEKLIMSGAFDRLGPHRAALMNSLGDALKAADQHAKAEAIGQADMFGVLAEEPEQIEQSYASCQPWPEQVVLDGERETLGLYLTGHPINQYLKEIERYVGGMRLKDMHPTERGKVTTAAGLIIAARVMVTKRGNRIGICTLDDRSGRLEVMLFTDALEKYQHLLEKDRILIVSGQVSFDDFSGGLKMTAREVMDIDEAREKYARGLAISLTDRQIDDQLLNRLRQSLEPHRSGTIPVHLYYQRADARARLRFGATWRVSPNDRLLNDLRGLIGSEQVELEFD; encoded by the coding sequence ATGGCTGAACCTCGTTTTGTGCACCTGAGAGTGCACAGTGACTATTCCATGATCGATGGACTGGCAAAAACGGGGCCGCTGGTAAAAAAGGCGGCCGCGCTTGGCATGCCTGCCTTTGCCATTACTGACTTCACCAACCTGTGCGGGCTGGTAAAATTTTACGGCGGCGCGCACGGCGTCGGCATGAAGCCGATTATCGGCGCCGACTTCAATATGCAGTGCGAACTGCTGGGCGACGATTTCTCGCACATCACCGTGCTGGCGGCGAACAACACCGGCTATCAGAACCTGACGCTGCTTATCTCGCGCGCCTACCAGCGCGGCTATGGCGCGGCCGGCCCGTGGATTGACCAGCAGTGGCTGGCGGAACTGGGCGAAGGGCTGATCCTGCTCTCCGGCGGTCGTCAGGGTGATGTCGGTAAGTGTTTACTTCGTGGTAATAACGTTATGGCCGAGCAGGCGCTGGCGTTTTATCAGGAACATTTCCCGGACCGCTACTATCTGGAGCTGGTGCGTACCGGCCGCCCGGATGAAGAGCGCTATCTGCATGCCGCCGTCGCGCTGGCGGAAGAAAAAGGCGTTCCGGTCGTGGCCACCAATGACGTGCGCTTTATCGAGCCCGGCGACTTCGACGCCCATGAGATTCGCGTCGCCATCCACGACGGGTTTACGCTCGACGATCCGAAAAGGCCGCGCCACTACTCGCCGCAGCAATATCTGCGCACCGAAGAGGAGATGTGCGAGCTCTTTTCCGATATCCCCGAGGCGCTGGAAAACAGCGTGGAGATTGCTCGTCGCTGTAACGTCACGGTGCGTCTCGGCGAATATTTCCTGCCGCAATTCCCGACCGGCGATATGACCACTGAAGATTTCCTGGTCATGAAATCGAAGGAAGGTCTGGAAGAGCGCCTTGAGTTCCTGTTCCCGGACCCGGAAGAGCGCGTACAGAAGCGCCCGCCCTATGACGAGCGTCTCGATATCGAACTCCAGGTTATCAACCAGATGGGCTTCCCCGGTTACTTCCTGATCGTGATGGAGTTTATCCAGTGGTCGAAGGATAACGGCATTCCGGTAGGGCCGGGCCGTGGTTCGGGCGCGGGATCGCTTGTGGCGTATGCGCTGAAAATCACCGATCTCGATCCGCTGGAGTTTGACCTGCTGTTCGAACGTTTCCTTAACCCGGAACGTGTCTCCATGCCCGACTTCGACGTTGACTTCTGCATGGAAAAACGCGACCAGGTGATTGAGCACGTCGCCGATATGTACGGCCGTGATGCGGTATCGCAGATTATTACGTTCGGTACGATGGCGGCGAAAGCGGTGATCCGCGACGTCGGCCGCGTGCTGGGGCACCCGTACGGGTTTGTCGATCGCATCTCTAAACTGGTGCCGCCCGATCCGGGCATGACGCTTGCCAAAGCCTTTGAAGCCGAACCGCAGCTGCAGGAAATTTACGATGCCGATGAAGAGGTTAAAGCCCTCATCGACATGGCGCGCAAGCTTGAAGGCGTAACGCGCAACGCCGGTAAACACGCCGGTGGCGTGGTGATCGCGCCGACAAAAATTACCGACTTCGCGCCGCTCTATTGCGACGAGATGGGCCACCATCCGGTCACGCAGTTTGATAAAAACGATGTCGAATACGCGGGCCTGGTGAAGTTCGACTTCCTGGGTCTGCGCACGCTCACCATTATCAACTGGGCGCTGGATATGATTAACGCCCGTCGTGCGAAGCAGGGGCTGGAGCCTATCGATATCGCGGCCATCCCGCTGGATGACAAGAAAAGCTTCGACATGCTTCAGCGCTCGGAAACCACCGCGGTCTTCCAGCTTGAATCGCGCGGCATGAAAGATCTTATCAAGCGTCTGCAGCCGGACTGCTTCGAAGATATGATAGCCCTGGTGGCGCTGTTCCGTCCGGGGCCGCTGCAGTCGGGCATGGTGGATAACTTTATCGACCGTAAGCACGGACGCGAGGCTATCTCCTATCCGGATATTCAGTGGCAGCACGAGAGCCTGAAGCCAGTGCTGGAGCCGACCTACGGCATCATCCTGTATCAGGAACAGGTGATGCAGATAGCTCAGGTGCTTTCGGGTTATACCCTCGGCGGCGCGGATATGCTCCGTCGCGCCATGGGTAAGAAGAAACCCGAAGAGATGGCCAAGCAGCGCTCCATCTTTGAAGACGGCGCGAAAAATAACGGCATCGACGGCGAGCTGGCGATGAAAATCTTTGACCTGGTGGAGAAATTCGCCGGGTACGGATTTAACAAATCGCACTCTGCCGCCTATGCTTTGGTTTCATACCAGACGCTGTGGCTCAAAGCCCACTATCCGGCGGAGTTTATGGCGGCGGTCATGACCGCCGATATGGACAACACCGATAAAGTGGTGGGGCTGGTGGATGAGTGCTGGCGCATGGGGCTTAAGATCCTGCCGCCGGATATCAACTCCGGGCTGTACCATTTCCACGTCAACGACGACGGGGAGATTGTCTACGGTATCGGCGCGATTAAAGGCGTCGGCGAAGGCCCTATCGAGGCCATCATCGAGGCGCGTAATAAAGACGGCTACTTCCGCGAGCTGTTCGATCTCTGCGCCCGTACCGACACCAAAAAGCTCAACCGCCGCGTACTGGAAAAACTGATCATGTCCGGGGCGTTCGACCGCCTCGGGCCGCACCGCGCCGCGCTGATGAATTCGCTTGGCGACGCGCTGAAAGCGGCGGATCAACACGCGAAAGCCGAGGCTATCGGCCAGGCGGATATGTTCGGCGTGCTGGCGGAAGAGCCGGAGCAAATCGAGCAATCCTACGCCAGCTGTCAGCCGTGGCCGGAGCAGGTGGTGCTGGATGGCGAGCGTGAAACGCTGGGGCTGTATCTCACGGGTCACCCCATTAACCAGTACCTGAAAGAGATCGAGCGCTATGTCGGCGGCATGCGCTTAAAAGATATGCATCCTACCGAACGTGGCAAAGTGACCACGGCGGCGGGTTTGATAATTGCCGCGCGGGTTATGGTCACCAAGCGCGGCAATCGTATCGGCATCTGTACGCTGGATGACCGTTCCGGGCGTCTTGAAGTGATGTTGTTCACCGATGCTCTGGAAAAATACCAGCATCTGCTGGAAAAAGACCGAATCCTTATCGTCAGCGGACAGGTCAGCTTTGATGACTTTAGCGGGGGCCTTAAAATGACCGCCCGTGAAGTCATGGACATTGACGAAGCCCGCGAAAAGTATGCGCGCGGGCTTGCTATCTCGCTGACGGACAGGCAAATTGATGACCAGCTTTTAAACCGACTCCGTCAGTCTCTGGAACCCCACCGTTCGGGAACCATTCCAGTACATCTCTACTATCAGAGGGCGGATGCACGCGCCCGGCTGCGCTTTGGCGCGACGTGGCGTGTCTCTCCGAACGATCGTTTACTCAACGATCTGCGTGGCCTGATTGGTTCGGAGCAGGTGGAACTGGAGTTTGACTGA